From Sphingopyxis sp. USTB-05, the proteins below share one genomic window:
- a CDS encoding patatin-like phospholipase family protein, producing MPRRAVRAALPLPDLVVLVLQGGGALGAFQAGVYEALIELGIELDWVAGISIGAVNAAIIAGNERDQAVGKMREFWEGVSSALPSLPVVDNDWAREWTHMAAAGQVMAFGVPGFFIPRFPPPAFAARQTPEAISFYDTSPLLATLDRLVDWDRVNHGKVRLSVGAVAVETGNFRYFDTECDTIDARHILASGALPPGLPPVEIDGTWYWDGGLVSNTPLEHVVAAAHDDMLVFQVDLFPARGERPHDLEEAWSREKDIRYSSRTRRISDGLVRRRKEHRLIDRMLAKLPEDFADLAEVKAVRRMVDCRALNVVQLIHQPPAWQTGARDFEFSRSTMEVNWALGRDAVEAAMKDGHLLAESIAEGRSDSFAVQSGGLRPKDG from the coding sequence ATGCCCCGCAGAGCCGTCCGCGCCGCCCTACCGCTCCCCGATCTCGTCGTACTCGTCCTGCAGGGCGGTGGCGCGCTGGGCGCGTTTCAGGCGGGGGTTTATGAGGCGCTGATCGAACTCGGCATCGAGCTCGACTGGGTGGCCGGGATTTCGATCGGTGCGGTCAATGCGGCGATCATCGCCGGGAACGAGCGCGATCAGGCGGTCGGCAAGATGCGCGAATTCTGGGAAGGCGTGTCGTCGGCGCTCCCTTCGCTGCCCGTGGTCGACAATGACTGGGCGCGCGAATGGACGCATATGGCGGCGGCGGGGCAGGTGATGGCTTTCGGTGTTCCGGGCTTTTTCATTCCGCGCTTTCCGCCGCCCGCGTTCGCGGCGCGGCAAACGCCCGAGGCGATCAGCTTTTACGATACGAGCCCGCTCCTTGCGACACTCGACCGGCTTGTCGATTGGGACCGGGTCAACCACGGCAAGGTGCGGCTGTCAGTCGGCGCGGTCGCCGTCGAGACCGGCAATTTCCGCTATTTCGACACTGAATGCGACACGATCGACGCACGCCACATCCTCGCATCGGGAGCATTGCCGCCGGGCCTGCCGCCCGTCGAGATCGACGGCACATGGTATTGGGACGGCGGGCTCGTCTCCAACACGCCGCTCGAGCATGTCGTTGCGGCGGCGCACGATGATATGCTGGTGTTTCAGGTCGATCTTTTTCCCGCGCGGGGCGAACGGCCGCACGATCTGGAAGAAGCTTGGTCGCGCGAGAAGGATATTCGCTATTCGAGCCGCACGCGCCGGATCTCGGACGGGCTGGTTCGGCGGCGCAAGGAACATCGGCTCATCGACCGGATGCTGGCGAAGCTGCCCGAGGATTTTGCCGACCTCGCCGAAGTGAAAGCGGTTCGCCGGATGGTCGATTGCAGGGCGCTGAACGTCGTGCAGTTGATCCACCAGCCGCCAGCCTGGCAGACGGGCGCGCGCGACTTCGAATTTTCGCGCTCGACGATGGAAGTCAACTGGGCGCTCGGCCGCGATGCGGTCGAAGCGGCGATGAAGGACGGCCATCTGCTCGCCGAGAGTATCGCTGAAGGACGCTCGGACAGTTTTGCGGTGCAATCGGGCGGCCTCAGACCAAAGGATGGTTGA